From Serinicoccus profundi, the proteins below share one genomic window:
- a CDS encoding phosphoribosylaminoimidazolesuccinocarboxamide synthase, with protein sequence MTQTIPGHELLYSGKVRGLYAPLDPQTGERDGSRLLLVASDRVSAYDHVLDTPVPDKGAVLTQLSLWWFDQLADLAPHHVLSTDVPEQVAGRGVYVRRLMMLPVECVARAYLTGGGLGEYAATGAVSGVPLPPGLVDGSRLPEPVFTPSTKAPVGEHDEPISLEQVVELVGPRLAHRLRDLTVAILARGNEIAAARGILIADTKVEFGIDPASVPVDDAGAPCWAEIDPDAVQVTLADEVLTPDSSRFWRAADWEPGRAQTSYDKQVLRDWLTSAASGWDRASDAPPPTLPPEVVDLTRARYVEAYEALTGTTFAPRT encoded by the coding sequence ATGACCCAGACGATCCCCGGGCACGAGCTGCTCTACTCCGGCAAGGTCCGCGGGCTCTACGCACCGCTCGACCCGCAGACCGGCGAGCGCGACGGGAGCAGGCTGCTCCTCGTCGCCTCCGACCGGGTCAGCGCCTACGACCACGTCCTGGACACGCCGGTCCCGGACAAGGGCGCGGTCCTCACCCAGCTGTCGCTGTGGTGGTTCGACCAGCTCGCCGACCTCGCCCCCCACCACGTGCTCTCCACGGACGTGCCGGAGCAGGTCGCCGGCCGCGGGGTCTACGTGCGCCGCCTGATGATGCTGCCCGTCGAGTGCGTCGCCCGCGCCTACCTCACCGGCGGCGGACTCGGGGAGTATGCCGCGACCGGCGCGGTCTCCGGCGTGCCGCTCCCCCCGGGGCTGGTCGACGGGTCGCGGCTGCCCGAGCCGGTCTTCACCCCGAGCACCAAGGCGCCCGTCGGCGAGCACGACGAGCCCATCAGCCTGGAGCAGGTGGTCGAGCTCGTCGGCCCCCGCCTGGCCCACCGGCTGCGCGACCTCACCGTGGCGATCCTGGCCCGCGGCAACGAGATCGCCGCCGCCCGCGGCATCCTCATCGCCGACACCAAGGTGGAGTTCGGCATCGACCCCGCGTCGGTGCCGGTCGACGACGCCGGCGCGCCCTGCTGGGCCGAGATCGACCCCGACGCCGTGCAGGTCACCCTCGCCGACGAGGTGCTCACGCCGGACTCCTCGCGCTTCTGGCGGGCCGCCGACTGGGAGCCGGGTCGGGCGCAGACGTCCTACGACAAGCAGGTGCTCCGGGACTGGCTGACCTCGGCGGCCAGCGGCTGGGACCGCGCCTCCGACGCCCCGCCCCCGACCCTGCCCCCGGAGGTCGTCGACCTCACCCGGGCCCGCTACGTCGAGGCCTACGAGGCCCTCACCGGCACGACCTTCGCCCCGCGCACCTGA
- the purD gene encoding phosphoribosylamine--glycine ligase — translation MVILVLGSGAREHALARSLALDPAVDEVLALPGNPGIAGLARCLPGDPTDAALVVHVARTEGVDLVVVGPEAPLVAGVADAVRDAGIDCFGPSAQAARLEGSKAFAKDVMAAAGVPTAAAHVCTTPEQVAAALSATGAPYVVKEDGLAAGKGVVVTDDLAEALEHAAICLAREGGRVVIEDYLDGPEVSLFCLSDGTDVVALDPAQDFKRVGEGDTGPNTGGMGAYSPLAWAPEDLVPEVLAQVARPTIAEMSARGMPFAGVLYVGLALTSTGPRVVEFNARFGDPETQTVLARLRTPLAGVLRAAARGELATLPPLEWDPRSAVNVVVAAEHYPATPTTGDAIGGIERAEEVEGVHVLHAGTATDETGTLVSAGGRVLSVVAVADDLPRARDAAYAAVGRIDLRGSHTRPDIALAAAQGGVDLPDEPRAEA, via the coding sequence GTGGTGATCCTCGTCCTCGGCTCCGGCGCGCGCGAGCACGCCCTGGCCCGCTCCCTGGCCCTCGACCCCGCCGTCGACGAGGTCCTGGCCCTGCCGGGCAACCCCGGCATCGCGGGCCTCGCCCGGTGCCTGCCCGGTGATCCCACCGATGCCGCGCTCGTCGTCCACGTCGCCCGCACCGAGGGGGTCGACCTCGTCGTGGTGGGGCCGGAGGCGCCGCTCGTCGCGGGGGTCGCCGACGCCGTCCGCGACGCCGGCATCGACTGCTTCGGCCCGAGCGCGCAGGCGGCACGGCTCGAGGGCAGCAAGGCCTTCGCCAAGGACGTCATGGCCGCGGCCGGTGTCCCCACCGCCGCCGCGCACGTCTGCACCACCCCCGAGCAGGTCGCCGCGGCGCTGTCCGCGACCGGCGCGCCCTACGTCGTCAAGGAGGACGGGCTGGCGGCGGGCAAGGGGGTCGTCGTGACCGACGACCTCGCCGAGGCGCTGGAGCACGCCGCGATCTGCCTGGCCCGGGAGGGCGGTCGGGTCGTCATCGAGGACTACCTCGACGGCCCGGAGGTCTCCCTCTTCTGCCTCAGCGACGGCACCGACGTGGTCGCGCTCGACCCGGCCCAGGACTTCAAGCGGGTCGGCGAGGGCGACACCGGCCCCAACACCGGCGGGATGGGCGCCTACTCACCCCTCGCCTGGGCCCCGGAGGACCTCGTGCCCGAGGTGCTGGCGCAGGTCGCCCGACCGACGATCGCCGAGATGTCCGCACGGGGTATGCCGTTCGCCGGGGTGCTCTACGTCGGCCTGGCACTCACCTCGACCGGCCCGAGGGTGGTCGAGTTCAACGCCCGCTTCGGCGACCCGGAGACCCAGACGGTGCTGGCCCGGCTCCGCACACCCCTCGCCGGGGTCCTGCGTGCCGCGGCTCGTGGGGAGCTCGCCACGCTGCCGCCGCTGGAGTGGGACCCGCGGTCGGCCGTCAACGTCGTGGTCGCCGCGGAGCACTACCCGGCGACGCCCACCACCGGCGACGCGATCGGCGGCATCGAGCGGGCCGAGGAGGTCGAGGGGGTGCACGTGCTCCACGCGGGCACCGCCACCGACGAGACCGGGACCCTCGTCTCCGCCGGCGGGCGGGTGCTCAGCGTCGTCGCGGTCGCCGACGATCTCCCCCGGGCCCGCGACGCGGCCTACGCCGCGGTCGGACGGATCGACCTGCGGGGCAGCCACACCCGGCCCGACATCGCCCTCGCGGCGGCGCAGGGCGGCGTCGACCTCCCCGACGAGCCGAGAGCCGAGGCCTGA